CTCCCTTCACGACAACACGGTCGCAATATTCCCTGATATTTTTGATCAGCACCGGGAACATCGGTTTTTCTACCTGTTCCAGGAAAAAACCGCGATCCAATTTAACAACGTCAAAATGACCGCAAACCAGCGGGCTGGCCCCTACGCTGCCGGAGCCAAGATCGCCTAACCACAATGCGTTTGGGCCGTCGCGAAGTGAATTAATCAACAGACTATTCAGGCACACTGTATTCGTCAGAAAACGTTCTGAAAGTTCCAGTGCAATAAATGGTAGTGCCTGTAAGGCCGACTTGATGGCTGGATCACCAATCGCCAGCAGCGCCATTTCGTCAATGAGTTTCAGGGTACAAATAAGGCTGTTGCGCTCAAACCAGTCACGCTTTTCGGCAATTAATCGAATTTGCTCGAGCATGAAATTACGCTTTTGTTCGCTATCCCACGCTGAAATGATGAAATCTGGATGCAACGGTTGAACCGTATCTGAAGTAAACCGGGCGTTGATCTCTACGCCCAGTAATTTATCTGTTGTGTCTCTCATCGTTTCCGCGATGAAATGATAGTGCATAAGACCACTCCAATTGATCATAACGTCATGATAATGCACTTCTAATCACAATCAATCAATAATATCGATCAATGTGTCGATATTGATCGATAAAAACAATATATCATAACAAGCTGAATATTGTCATATTTTTTGTTTTAAGAAAGTTCCTACCTTGCTATGTTTATTAACATCAGCTAGCAATGAAATAATACCATTTCAATGCCTTTGAAACCTTGCATTTTCTCTGATTCACCGACGTTAAATGCCTGAACGAAGCATAACCGGAGGGGAATGATATACTCCCCACATGCAATGAAGTGACTGGTCACGTGAGGTTGATAACCATTCCTCAGGGAAAAGGCGTGGGATATAATTTCAGACCAATTTCGAGTGAGCTTAACGCGTCAATCATAATTCATTGATTGGTAAAAGATAAGTGTTAACAAAAAGGATTAAAGCCATGGGTTTTTTATCAGGTAAGCGTATTCTGGTGACAGGCCTTGCCAGTAAATTGTCTATCGCATGGGGAATCGCTCAGGCGATGCATCGCGAAGGTGCTGAACTGGCGTTCACCTACCAGAACGACAAGCTGAAAGGTCGTGTGGAAGAATTTGCAGCGCAATTAGGCTCCAACATTGTTTTGCAGTGTGATGTGGCTGAAGATGCCAGCATTGACGCCATGTTTGCTGAACTGAGCAAAACCTGGCCGAAATTCGACGGTTTCGTACACTCAATCGGCTTCGCACCTGCTGACCAACTGGATGGCGATTATGTGAACGCAGTTACCCGCGAAGGATTT
This window of the Citrobacter freundii ATCC 8090 = MTCC 1658 = NBRC 12681 genome carries:
- a CDS encoding EAL domain-containing protein; translated protein: MHYHFIAETMRDTTDKLLGVEINARFTSDTVQPLHPDFIISAWDSEQKRNFMLEQIRLIAEKRDWFERNSLICTLKLIDEMALLAIGDPAIKSALQALPFIALELSERFLTNTVCLNSLLINSLRDGPNALWLGDLGSGSVGASPLVCGHFDVVKLDRGFFLEQVEKPMFPVLIKNIREYCDRVVVKGVETSQFVDEASTAGVWAMQGALYPSVTFTEVDTLLLPTLCH